GCATAGGGTGCATTTCAAGATGGGGAAGCGCGGACTGGCCCGCAGCGGTATTCGCTTCAGTCGCGATGGGATAAATCCCGGCGCTGAGCATACGGGCAAGCCGCGCGCATCCCGCCCCTTTCAGCCCAGGCGTTTACGCCGGGGCGGGTTTGCTACATCTGCCCACGTTGGCGAATGCACCCCCTGCAGTCTCACCCGTTCGACCCGTTATAATCTGCGCCGCCATGCCCACGTATCAGTACGCCTGTCCCGATTGCGGCTTCGAATTCGAGAAGCAACAGAAGTTCACTGACGATCCGATCAAACGCTGCCCGAAGTGCGGCAAACGCAGCGTGTATCGCGTAGTGAGCAAGGTGTCCGTCACATTCAAGGGCAGCGGCTGGTATATCACCGATAGCAAGAGTGATAAGGCCAAGCATTCGGTGGAGACGAAACATGGCGAAAGCGAGTCAAGCTCGACCGACGGCAAGGCCGAGTCTGAGTCGAAGGAGCCGACCAAGTCCAAGACGAAGGCCGAAAGCAAGTCTGACAAGAAATAGAGCCACCAACGGACCGGGCTTCTCACAAGCGCCCCGTTCGGTTGCTTGGATCGCCTCACCAAAGCACGTAGGCCGCCGCAAGGCGGCCCTTTCGTTTGTCCTGCAGCGGGTTGCGAATGCCGCGTTCTCTGCTAAAACTCGGCGCATGGCCGATCAAACGAAGTTCCTCCTCGCCGAGAGCGACATTCCAACTGCTTGGTACAACATCCAAGCCGATCTGCCGTTCGAGCTGCCGCCGGTGTTGCACCCCGGCACCAAGCAGCCGGTCGGCCCGGACGATCTCGCGCCGCTCTTTCCCATGGCGCTCATCATGCAAGAAGTATCTCGCGACCGATGGGTGGAGATCCCCGAGCCGGTGCGCGACGTGTATAAGCTCTGGCGACCGACGCCTCTGTATCGCGCGCACCGCTTGGAGAAGGCGCTGCAGACCCCGGCGAAGATCTTTTACAAGTATGAGGGCGTCAGCCCGGCCGGCAGCCACAAACCCAACACAGCCGTCGCGCAGGCCTTTTACAACAAGGAAGCCGGAACCAAGCGCATCACCACCGAGACCGGCGCCGGTCAATGGGGCAGCGCGCTGGCGCTGGCCTGCCAGCTCTTCGGCATCGAGCTAAAGGTATACATGGTCAAGGTGAGCTACGAGCAGAAGCCCTACCGGCGCACACTGATGGAGACGTGGGGCGCGAAAGTCGTCCCCTCGCCCAGTGAAGACACCCACGCCGGCCGCGCCATCCTGGCCAAAGACCCGAACAATACCGGCTCGCTCGGCATTGCCATCAGCGAGGCGGTCGAAGATGCCGTGACCAATCCGACGCCGACCAAATATGCCCTCGGCTCGGTGCTCAATCACGTGCTGATGCACCAGAGCGTCATCGGGCTGGAGGCCAAGCGGCAACTCGAGATGGCCGGTGTGTATCCCGACGTGCTGGTGGGTTGCATCGGCGGCGGCAGCAACTTCGCCGGCTTCACCTACCCGTTCATCGGCGACAAGCTGACCGGCAAGGCGCCCAACCTGCGCGTAGTGGCGATCGAGCCGGCGGCGGCGCCGTCGCTCACCCGCGGCGTATACGCCTACGATTTCGGCGACACCAGCATGATGACGCCGCTGGTGAAGATGTATACGCTCGGTCACAGCTTCATCCCTGCGCCGATCCATGCCGGCGGCCTGCGCTACCACGGCATGGCGTCGAGCGTGTGCGAGCTGTACCGGCACGGCGTGATCGAAGCACGCGCGGTGCAGCAACGCACCACGTTCGAGGCCGGCGTGCTATTCGCGCGGACGGAGGGGATTCTGCCCGCGCCCGAGGCCGCGCACGCCGTCCGTGGCGCGATTGACGAGGCGATTCGCTGCCGCGAAGAGGGCGTCAGCCGCGTGATTGCGTTCAACCTGTGCGGCCATGGCCACTTCGACCTGTCGGCCTACGAGCGCTACTTGGCCGGCAAGCTCGAGGATTACGACCTGCCGCAGAGCGAGATCGAGCGGGCGCAGGCCGAACTACCGGTGGTAGCGTAACCCTACATGCATCGCCTCGCGCGTTTCGAGCGCGTTAGGCGATGCATGCCTGGCATTACACGAACAACCGCACGTTGCGCTCGGCGTCCAACGCGTGCGGGCGAATCTGAGCCAGCCGCCGGTTCACCGCGTCAATGTCGAAAGCGTCTGGGTCGAAGTTCGGCCGCATCTCCTGCAACCAGGCGCTCAGGTTCTCGTGTTCTGCGTGGCTGGGATCGTTGATGATCGCCAGCAGGTCGGCGTAGCCGTAGACGCCGCCGCAGTCTTCCGGGGGACAGGCGCGCCGGCCTGCCACGCAAATCGGGTAGCGCACCCCTCGCTCCGGCGGCATGATCTTTTCGACCAAAATCTCGTGATCCCAACTATCGCCGAAGTCGTATTCGTAGAAGAACTTTTGCTTCGGCCTCAGGGCCACTTCGGCCAGTGTCACCCGCGCCGAATGTCGCGAGGTCATGCCTTCGATCGGATACAGGCTAATGTAGTCGTCGCCGACGATGAACTGGTGCAGGTGCGAATTCGTCCAGCCCATCGCCACCTGGATTACGTAGTGCAGCGCGCCGAGCGTCCAGTTGCCGGGCACCAGCACACGCCGCCAGATCGGCGGGTGCGAGTTGCGCAGAGCAATGCGAAGCTGATAGATATCCGCATCGGCTTGGGACGACCTGGCCATCGTAGAAGGATTGTAATCGCGCACGTGCAGAGCGCAAAGCAAGGAGAGCCAAGGGGTATAGCGCAGAAAGGTGGGTGACTTTTTGCGCGGAGGCAGCAAAGTAGACGGCATGAAAGCCATGCCGGGCCACACATGTTCACCGGTTGTCGGTGTGGCTTGACTTTCGATGAGACCCGCCCAGGCGTAAACGCCTGGGCTGAGCCGACGGGGGATGCGTGCGGCTTGCCCATAAGCTCAGCGCTGGGATTCATCCCAGCGCGATGACTGACGCTAACAAATCTGCGCTATACCCAGAGCCAAGAACCGAGAGTCAAGACACAAGGGATGGAAGACGCAGGGTGCGAGGCCTAAAACGTAAGACGCAAGACGAAACCATTCTTCCCTCACGATCTACAATGCGCCCATGACGCTCTATCTGGGCTGCCCGATGTGGGGACTGAAGACGTGGGTGGGCAGCTTCTTCCCGCCGGGCACGCAGCCGAAGGACTTCCTCGCGACCTACAGCCGGCGCCTGAACGCCGTCGAAGGCAATACCACTTTCTACGCCCTGCCGGATGCAGACACGGTCGCGCGCTGGCGCGACGCCACGCCGCCGGGATTCAAATTCTGTTTGAAAGTCCCCCAGGCGATCAGCCATTACAAGCGGTTGCGCGGCTGCGAGGTCGAGACCGCCGCGTTCGCCGATCGCCTGCGGCTGCTAGGCGACCGGCGCGGGCCGGCCTTCCTGCAACTGCCACCGGCGTTCAGTGCGGCACACCTAAGCGCGCTCGATGATTGGCTGGCCGCGTGGCCGGCCGATCTGCCCATCGCTGTCGAACCGCGCCACGCCGATTTCTTCGGCCCGGCGGAAGCTGAGTTCGATGCGCTCCTACGCCGGTACGACGCGGCACGTTGCATCTTTGACACGAAGGCGCTGTTTAGCGCGCAGGCGTCTAGCCCGGGAGTTGCGGAGGCCCAAGCGCGCAAACCGCGCTTCCCCACGCGTTATACGCGCACGGCAGCATTTGCCTTCGTGCGCTATGTCGGACATCCCGACGTGTCGGCGAACCGGCCCTGGCTGGAAGGGTGGGCTTCCCATGCAGCGAAGTGGCTGGCCGGCGACGAGGACATCTACTTCTTCTGCCATCACCCCGACGACACGCACGCACCTGCGCTCATCCGCCTTTTCTATGACCTCGTCGGTGAGCTTTCGCCGGCGCGACCGCCGCTCCCGGACTGGAATGTAGCCGATTCGTCGGCCCAACCAGGTTTGTTCGACGGCCAAGCACGCCGAAAATCCTGATCCCGTTTCATCGTGTCGGTTGAACAATTACTGAACTTGTTCAAAGCGAATTGAGCATGCACGGGATTCCAAGAATCAATTTTTGACCATTTTGCCGGGATTTTTAACAATAAAACACTTGACATGATCTCTCTGAGCCCTATACTGATATTTGTTCACTGAATAGATGTGTCTATTTCAGTGAACTCATGTTCGAACAGACGATGGGAGGTTCCATGTCTGCGCCTGCTACGCTGCGCGATGTCGCTAAACTTGCCGGTGTATCCCTCGGCACAGCATCGCAGGCTTTGAACAATCGCCCCAACGTGCTGCCCGAGACGCGCAATCGTGTGCTGGATGCAGCCCGTGCGCTTGGATATTCGCCTCGCAATGCCCACAGCGGCGCTCACAATCTCTCCGTCATCGGCATGCTGACCAAGCACGATGTCGGCCCGCCGGCACCGTTCAACGTGTTCTTCTCACATGTGCAGGCCGGCATCGAGCAGGAATGCCGCGCCCATCGCATCAGCCTGATGTTCGCCAGCGTCGAAGTGGATGAGAGCAATCGTCCCATCGAGTGGCCGCGCATGATCGAGGACAAGCACATTGACGGCCTGATCCTCATCGGCATCTATCTCCCAGAGGAGGCACGCAGCGAATTGCAACGCAAATTGGGCAGGCTGATCGTGCTGGTGGACGGCTACGCGCCCGGCGCGCCATTCGATAGCGTGCTGATTGACAACCTCGGCGGCGCAACACAGGCAGTCAATCACCTCATTGATCTGGGCCACCGGCACATCGGGCTGATCGGGGCGAATCCGGCCTCGCCGCCCGATATCCTCGAACGCCGTGAGGGCTATCTGCGAACGCTAGCCGCGCGAGGCATTCCGCAGACATACGTCGAGGATAGCTTGATGCGCCGCGAGGAAGGCTACGCGGCCTTGCAGCGCCTGCTGAAGCGTGCGCCGCAGGTCACGGCCGTCTTCGTCACCAACGACGACACCGCCATCGGCGTAATGCATGCGGCGCATGACATGGGCCTGCGCGTGCCGGACGATCTCTCGATCGTCGGCTTCGACGATATTGACCTGGCCAGCGAGATTCACCCCGCATTGACCACGGTGCACGTGCACAAAGCCTGGCTAGGCAAATTCGGCGTACGACGCTTGCTGGAGCGCGCTCAGGCACCCGACCAGCCAACGCTGACGATCACCATCGCTACGCATTTGGTCGAGCGCGAATCTACGACGCATGCGAAATCATTCAAGGAGGTGGTGACATCGAGCGAATCGCAATGAATAACTTTTGTTGAGTCACAAGCGCTCCGCGCATTCAAACGAACGATGGTGGCCAATATCCAATCCATGTTGATTAGAAGGAGAGAAGAACCATGAAGACCGTTTCGCGACGCAAGTTTCTGAAGGCTGCGGCGTTCGCAGCCGGCACAGTCGGTCTGGCGGCCTGCGCCACGACAGCACCGGCGCCCACCGCAGCGCCCCCAGCGCCGCCGACAGAAGCTCCCAAGCCCGCCGAACCCGCTGCGCCGGCTGAGCCGACCAAGGCTCCTGAGCCCGCTGCACCGCCGAGCAAGTTCAACGAGTCGCCGATGCTGGCCGAGATGGTCAAGGCTGGCAAGCTGCCGCCGGTAGATCAACGTTTGCCGGAGAACCCGCAGGTCGTCACGCCGCTGGTGAGCGAGGGCAAGTACGGCGGCACGCTGCGCCAGGGCATTGTCGGCACGAGCGTCACCTGGGGCGGTGGCCTCTACACCGTCCAGTGGGAGAACCTGGTGCAGTGGAAGCCGGACTTCTCCGACACCGAGCCCAGCCTGGCCGAAAAGATCGAGATCAGCCCGGACGGGCGGGAATACACCTTCACCTTGCGCAAGGGCATCAAGTGGTCGGATGGCCAGCCCTTCACCGCCGATGACATCATGTTCTACATCAACGACGTGATGTTCAACAAGGAACTCAACCCCGGCGGTCCCGGCGCCGACTGGCTGCCCAACTCTCAGCGCGAGGGGTTCAAGGCCGAGAAGGTGGACGATCAAACCTTCAAGCTGATCTTCCCGAACCCGTATGGCACGCTGCTCTACAACCTGGCTACTTGGAGCGGCCGGCAGTTCGCGCAGTATCCCAAGCACTACCTGCAGCAGTTCCACAAGGCCTACAATGAAAAGGCCGACGAGCTGGCCAAGCAGGAGGGCTTGGAGAATTGGGTGCAGCTCTTCTTCCGCAAAGGGCCGGATACCTGGGGCAACCCCGACCGCTTCATGGATGTGCCCGAGTATCCGTCGCTCGGCCCGTGGGTGGTGGTGCAGCCGATCGGCTCCGGCACGACGGCCAAGTTCACGCGCAACCCATACTACTGGAAGGTGGACGACAAGGGCAACCAACTGCCTTACATGGACGAGGTGGTCGTTACCGCTTACCAGGATCCGGAGACCCGCGCGCTGGCCATGCTGAACGGCGATCTGGATTTCATCAAGGATCCGGGTGAGGGCAACCGCGAGTTGTACTTCGACGCGATGAATGAAGGTAAGCCCATCAGCATCATCTCGCGCACGCCCGACGGCGGCAATACCATCTCGATCCACTTCAACCAGGGTTCCAAGAACCCCGTGTTGCGCGAGGTCTTCCAGAACAAGGACTTCCGCATTGGGATGTCGCACGCTATCAACCGCGAGGAGATCATCGAGGTGGTGTTCAAGGGCCAGGGCAAGCCAGCCCAGGTCGCCCCGCTGGAAAGCTCGCCGCTGTATCACGAGAAGCTGGCCAACCAGTACTTGGAGTACGACGTGGCGAAGGCGAATGAGCACCTGGACAAAGTGTTGCCGAATAAGGACGCCAACGGCATGCGCCTCGGGCCGGACGGCAAGCCGTTCTCGATCATCTGGACGTGCCTCGACCAAAACTACACCGGTGGTGACGTGCGCTCCTGGCTGCAAGCGGCTGAGCTGATGGTTGGCTACTTCAAGGCCGTCGGCGTGGAGGTCAAGCTTGACGTCATATCCGATCAGGTGCTAGGCGAGCGCCGTCGAACGAACGACGTGGACATGTTCATCTTCCACGGCGGCGAGGGCGGCGCCGGCATGAGCGCAATCTTCGACCCGCGCTGGCACATCCCCGGGGAATATTGGGGCTTCTTCAGTCACGGCTGGTCTCCGTTCCTTGTGCCGAGCGATCTGACCGACGAGGAGAAAGCCAACTTCGTCGAACCCCCGCCGCGCATGGCCGAATATCGCAAGATGTTCGAAGAGGCGACGCAAAAGACGACGCGCGAGGAGCAGATCACGGCCATGAAGAAGGTGCTGGATGCCTCGGCCGAGGAATTCTGGGTCATCGGCGTCTCGCGCCCCGGCATGGGCTATCAGCCGACGAGCAAGCGGCTGGTCGGTCTGCCCGATGGCGCGATAGACGGCTGGCTGCCCGGCACGCACAAGATTATGCGACCCGAGCAGTGGTTCATCGCCGAAGGCTAAGTTGAAGCGCGTGTAAACTACGGGATACGCAACACGGCATCACGTTTTACGCCTTTCACAACGTGTTGCGTATTCCGTAGCTGAGGGTAACGCCGATGTGGAAGTTCATGCTGCGTCGCCTGTCTTACGCCATCGTTGCGATCTTCGTCATCTCGCTCGTCTCGTTTGCGGTCATCCAGTTGCCCCCAGGTGACTACGTCACCGACATGATCAACCGTATGCGCTTGGCCGGCGGCAAGCTCGACCCGGAGTTCGAGCAGCGCATGCGCGAGGTGTATGGATTCGACCAACCGATGATCGTGCAGTACGCCAAGTGGATGGGCAACATCATCACGCGCGGCGAGTTCGGTTACTCGTTCGTATACAAGCGTGACGCCAGTGAGATGATCATGGAACGCCTGCCGACGACGGCTGTGATGGTGCTCGGCGCAGTGATGCTCACATGGTCCATCGCGTTGCCGTTGGGCGTCTACGCCGCCGTGCACAAGTACTCGATCCTGGACTACGGCGCGGGGTTCATCGGGTTCTTCGGTTTGGCCGTGCCCAGCTTCATTCTGGCGATCATCGTGCTTTACTTCACCTACCGTGCCTTCGGTCGGGCAACGATCGGTTTGTTCTCGCCGGAGTATGTGGATGCGCCGTGGAGCTGGAACAAGTTGCTGGACCTGTTGAAACACATGTGGGTGCCGGCGCTGCTGGCGGCCGTCACCGGCATCGGGGCGCTCACCCAGACCATGCGCGCGAATTTGCTGGACGAGCTGAACAAGCCCTACGTCAACACGGCGCGCGCCAAGGGACTATCGGAATCACGGCTGCTGTGGAAATACCCGGTGCGACACGCGCTCAACCCGTTCGTCAGCACCATCGGCTGGCTGTTGCCGGCGCTGGTGGCGGGCGACGTCATCATCTCCATCGTGCTCAACCTGCCCACGGCCGGCTCGATGCTCTACGCGGCGCTGCTTCAGCAAGACCAATACGTCGCAGCGGGATTCATCCTGTTGCTCAGCACGCTGACGGTGATCGGCACGTTGATCTCCGACTTGCTGCTGGCCTGGCTCGACCCACGCATCCGTCTCTCTTAGCCCAAGGCTCATAGCTCAAAATGGCCACACTCGCTCCCGGTCTCGAGACCACCCCCCCTGCGGAGGTGCAAGAAGCGCAGCGCAGCGCGGAAGTCGCCTCGCAGTGGAAGCTGATGTGGTGGAAGTTCCGCAAGGACAAGCTGGCGGTCGTCGGCAGCGTCGTCGTGATCTTCTTCTACACCATGGCGGTCTTTGCGGAGTTCTTCGCGCCAAAGTCGCCGGAGTTCTTCAACCCGCAGTATGTGTTCGCACCGCCGCAGCCGGTGTATTTCTTCCTCGATGGGCGCTGGGATCCCTTCGTGTATGGCTTGAAGTTCGAGCGCGACCCGGTCTCGTTGAAGAAGACGTGGTCTATAGATTACAACACACGCATCCCGTGGGGCTTCTTCGTCAAGGGCGAGCCGTACAAACTTCTCGGCATCATCCCCGGCGACACGCACCTGTTCGGCCCCAAGAACCCCAAGGATCCCTTCTATTTGATGGGCGCGGACAGGAGCGGCCGGGACATGCTCAGCCGCATCATCCATGCTTCACGCATCTCGCTGACGGTCGGCCTGGTGGGCGTGTTCCTCTCGCTGATCATCGGGGTGACGATCGGCGGCATCTCCGGCTTGCTCGGCGGCATGGCGGACGTGGTCATCCAGCGCATCATTGAGATCGTCAACTCCGTGCCCAGCCTGCCGTTGATGATGGCGCTGGCCGCTACGGTACCCCCTGGCACGCCGCCGGTGCAAGTTTATGTGATCGTCACTATCATCCTGGCGCTGCTGAGCTGGACGGGCATGGCGCGCGTGGTGCGCGGGCGATTCCTGGCCTTGCGCGAAGAAGACTTCATCCTGGCTGCCCGACTGGATGGCGCGAGCCGCGGTCGGCTGATCTTCCGGCACATGGTGCCGTCGTTCCTCAGCCACATCATCGCCTCCATCACCATTTCCATTCCCTACATGATCTTGAGCGAGACCGGCTTGAGCTTCCTGGGCATCGGCCTGCGCCCGCCGGTCGTGAGCTGGGGCGTGATGCTGCGTGATGCGCAGCAGATTGCCATTGTGGTCAACTATCCCTGGCTGCTGTTGCCGGCGGCGGCCGTGGTGATCTTCGTGTTGGCGATGAACTTCCTGGGCAACGGCCTGCGCGACGCGGCGGATCCATATGCGAACTGAGGGATGACCAATGCTATGAAGACCGATACGCAGCTCGAATTCAAAGACCTGCGCGTGCACTTCTTCACCGACGAAGGCGTGGTGAAAGCCGTGGACGGCGTGGATCTGGTCGTGCCGCGCGGCAAGACCACCTGCATCGTCGGCGAGAGTGGTTGCGGTAAGAGCGTGATGTCGCTCACGGCCCTGCGGATCGTGCAAAAGCCCGGACGCATCGTGAGCGGCCAAATCCTCTGGCACAGCAAAAGCGGCGATGTAATTGACCTGGCCAAGCTCAACCCGAAGGGGCAGGAAGTCCGCAAGATCCGCGGCGCCGAGATCGCCATGATTTTCCAGGAGCCGATGACCAGCCTGAGCGCCCTCTACACCATCGGCAACCAGATCGGCGAGGCCATCCGATTGCATCAGGGTGTGTCTAAGCAAGAGGCGCGCGAACGCACCATCGAGATGTTGCGCAAGGTGCGCATCCCGCGCCCGGAGCGGCTGGTGGACGAGTACCCATTTCGGCTGAGCGGCGGCATGCGCCAGCGCGCCATGATCGCCATGGCGCTCTCGTGCAACCCCAGCTTGTTGATCGCCGACGAGCCGACCACCGCGCTGGACGTGACGACACAAGCACAAATCCTGGACCTGATGCTGGAGCTGCAACAGGAATACGGCATGAGCATCATGTTCATCACGCACGACCTGGGCGTGGTGGCCGAGATCGCCGACTACGTCGCCGTGATGTATCTGGGTCGGGTGGTCGAGAGCGCGGATGCGGACACTGTCTTCAACAACCCGAGGCATCCCTACACGCAGGCGCTGCTCAGCTCCGTGCCGAAGATCACCGCCACGCGCCAACCGCTCGAGCCGATTCAGGGCATGGTGCCCAACCCGTTCCGCCGTCCGTCCGGCTGCACTTTCCATCCGCGCTGCACCAAAGTCATGCCCACCTGCCGGACGATCGAGCCGGCCATGATTTCGCTCGATGGTGGTCAGAAGGTGCGTTGTCTGCTATATGACGAAGCGGCGCGCGAAGCCGCGATGACAACTGATGAAGTCGCTATGGCCGGGCCAACGCCCCGATAACGACTCGGATGGAGTGACATGACCACAAGCAACGGACATTCGCCTCAATCCCTCGCGCCGGCTGCGCCGACCGCCAACGTGCTGTTGCAGGTGCGCGATCTGAAGATGCACTTCGCAATCACCAAGGGCGTCTTCGGCGGCGTCAAGGGCCACGTGAAGGCGGTGGATGACGTGACCTTCGACGTCAACCTCGGTGAGACGCTCGGCCTGGTGGGCGAGAGCGGCTGCGGCAAGACCACCGTCGGGCGCTGTATCGTGCGCGCCTACAAGCCGACTACCGGCCAGATGTTGTTTTACGGTGATGGCAACGTCGTAGACCTGGCTACACTGAACGAAGACCAGCTCAAGCCCTACCGCCGCGATATCCGCATGATCTTCCAGGATCCGTACTCGTCGCTGAACCCGCGCATGCCGGTGTTCGAGAATGTGTGCGAAGCGCTGGTGAACCTGACGAACATCCGCGGCAGCGAGATGGAGGATCGCGTGAAAGAAGCGATTGTGCGCGTCGGCCTGCGCCCCGAGTACATCCGCCGCTTTCCGCACGCCTTCTCCGGCGGAGAACGTCAACGCATCGTCATCGCTCGGGCGCTGGTCACCAACCCGAAGCTGGTCATTTGCGACGAAGCCGTTGCCGCACTCGACGTGTCCATCCGCGCCCAGGTGCTCAACTTGCTGGAGCGGCTGCGTCAGGAATTGAACCTCACCTACCTGTTCGTCTCACACGACTTGAGCGTGGTGCGCTACATCTGCGATCGGGTGGTGGTGATGTACGTTGGGCGGATCGTGGAAGTCGCACCGGTGAACGAGTTGTTCCGCCAGCCCAAGCATCCCTATACCGAAGCGCTGATGTCGTCGGTGCCGATCCAGAACCCGCGCCATCGCAACAAGGAA
The window above is part of the Candidatus Roseilinea sp. genome. Proteins encoded here:
- the trpB gene encoding tryptophan synthase beta chain is translated as MADQTKFLLAESDIPTAWYNIQADLPFELPPVLHPGTKQPVGPDDLAPLFPMALIMQEVSRDRWVEIPEPVRDVYKLWRPTPLYRAHRLEKALQTPAKIFYKYEGVSPAGSHKPNTAVAQAFYNKEAGTKRITTETGAGQWGSALALACQLFGIELKVYMVKVSYEQKPYRRTLMETWGAKVVPSPSEDTHAGRAILAKDPNNTGSLGIAISEAVEDAVTNPTPTKYALGSVLNHVLMHQSVIGLEAKRQLEMAGVYPDVLVGCIGGGSNFAGFTYPFIGDKLTGKAPNLRVVAIEPAAAPSLTRGVYAYDFGDTSMMTPLVKMYTLGHSFIPAPIHAGGLRYHGMASSVCELYRHGVIEARAVQQRTTFEAGVLFARTEGILPAPEAAHAVRGAIDEAIRCREEGVSRVIAFNLCGHGHFDLSAYERYLAGKLEDYDLPQSEIERAQAELPVVA
- a CDS encoding LacI family transcriptional regulator, whose product is MSAPATLRDVAKLAGVSLGTASQALNNRPNVLPETRNRVLDAARALGYSPRNAHSGAHNLSVIGMLTKHDVGPPAPFNVFFSHVQAGIEQECRAHRISLMFASVEVDESNRPIEWPRMIEDKHIDGLILIGIYLPEEARSELQRKLGRLIVLVDGYAPGAPFDSVLIDNLGGATQAVNHLIDLGHRHIGLIGANPASPPDILERREGYLRTLAARGIPQTYVEDSLMRREEGYAALQRLLKRAPQVTAVFVTNDDTAIGVMHAAHDMGLRVPDDLSIVGFDDIDLASEIHPALTTVHVHKAWLGKFGVRRLLERAQAPDQPTLTITIATHLVERESTTHAKSFKEVVTSSESQ
- a CDS encoding ABC transporter substrate-binding protein, with translation MKTVSRRKFLKAAAFAAGTVGLAACATTAPAPTAAPPAPPTEAPKPAEPAAPAEPTKAPEPAAPPSKFNESPMLAEMVKAGKLPPVDQRLPENPQVVTPLVSEGKYGGTLRQGIVGTSVTWGGGLYTVQWENLVQWKPDFSDTEPSLAEKIEISPDGREYTFTLRKGIKWSDGQPFTADDIMFYINDVMFNKELNPGGPGADWLPNSQREGFKAEKVDDQTFKLIFPNPYGTLLYNLATWSGRQFAQYPKHYLQQFHKAYNEKADELAKQEGLENWVQLFFRKGPDTWGNPDRFMDVPEYPSLGPWVVVQPIGSGTTAKFTRNPYYWKVDDKGNQLPYMDEVVVTAYQDPETRALAMLNGDLDFIKDPGEGNRELYFDAMNEGKPISIISRTPDGGNTISIHFNQGSKNPVLREVFQNKDFRIGMSHAINREEIIEVVFKGQGKPAQVAPLESSPLYHEKLANQYLEYDVAKANEHLDKVLPNKDANGMRLGPDGKPFSIIWTCLDQNYTGGDVRSWLQAAELMVGYFKAVGVEVKLDVISDQVLGERRRTNDVDMFIFHGGEGGAGMSAIFDPRWHIPGEYWGFFSHGWSPFLVPSDLTDEEKANFVEPPPRMAEYRKMFEEATQKTTREEQITAMKKVLDASAEEFWVIGVSRPGMGYQPTSKRLVGLPDGAIDGWLPGTHKIMRPEQWFIAEG
- a CDS encoding ABC transporter permease, with protein sequence MWKFMLRRLSYAIVAIFVISLVSFAVIQLPPGDYVTDMINRMRLAGGKLDPEFEQRMREVYGFDQPMIVQYAKWMGNIITRGEFGYSFVYKRDASEMIMERLPTTAVMVLGAVMLTWSIALPLGVYAAVHKYSILDYGAGFIGFFGLAVPSFILAIIVLYFTYRAFGRATIGLFSPEYVDAPWSWNKLLDLLKHMWVPALLAAVTGIGALTQTMRANLLDELNKPYVNTARAKGLSESRLLWKYPVRHALNPFVSTIGWLLPALVAGDVIISIVLNLPTAGSMLYAALLQQDQYVAAGFILLLSTLTVIGTLISDLLLAWLDPRIRLS
- a CDS encoding peptide ABC transporter permease; this translates as MATLAPGLETTPPAEVQEAQRSAEVASQWKLMWWKFRKDKLAVVGSVVVIFFYTMAVFAEFFAPKSPEFFNPQYVFAPPQPVYFFLDGRWDPFVYGLKFERDPVSLKKTWSIDYNTRIPWGFFVKGEPYKLLGIIPGDTHLFGPKNPKDPFYLMGADRSGRDMLSRIIHASRISLTVGLVGVFLSLIIGVTIGGISGLLGGMADVVIQRIIEIVNSVPSLPLMMALAATVPPGTPPVQVYVIVTIILALLSWTGMARVVRGRFLALREEDFILAARLDGASRGRLIFRHMVPSFLSHIIASITISIPYMILSETGLSFLGIGLRPPVVSWGVMLRDAQQIAIVVNYPWLLLPAAAVVIFVLAMNFLGNGLRDAADPYAN
- a CDS encoding dipeptide/oligopeptide/nickel ABC transporter ATP-binding protein; its protein translation is MKTDTQLEFKDLRVHFFTDEGVVKAVDGVDLVVPRGKTTCIVGESGCGKSVMSLTALRIVQKPGRIVSGQILWHSKSGDVIDLAKLNPKGQEVRKIRGAEIAMIFQEPMTSLSALYTIGNQIGEAIRLHQGVSKQEARERTIEMLRKVRIPRPERLVDEYPFRLSGGMRQRAMIAMALSCNPSLLIADEPTTALDVTTQAQILDLMLELQQEYGMSIMFITHDLGVVAEIADYVAVMYLGRVVESADADTVFNNPRHPYTQALLSSVPKITATRQPLEPIQGMVPNPFRRPSGCTFHPRCTKVMPTCRTIEPAMISLDGGQKVRCLLYDEAAREAAMTTDEVAMAGPTPR
- a CDS encoding ABC transporter ATP-binding protein, encoding MTTSNGHSPQSLAPAAPTANVLLQVRDLKMHFAITKGVFGGVKGHVKAVDDVTFDVNLGETLGLVGESGCGKTTVGRCIVRAYKPTTGQMLFYGDGNVVDLATLNEDQLKPYRRDIRMIFQDPYSSLNPRMPVFENVCEALVNLTNIRGSEMEDRVKEAIVRVGLRPEYIRRFPHAFSGGERQRIVIARALVTNPKLVICDEAVAALDVSIRAQVLNLLERLRQELNLTYLFVSHDLSVVRYICDRVVVMYVGRIVEVAPVNELFRQPKHPYTEALMSSVPIQNPRHRNKEARIRLEGEVADPSNPPTGCYFHPRCRYAQERCRHETPALRDIGGGRQVACHFAEELELRGAVLGDVA